One Brassica napus cultivar Da-Ae chromosome C2, Da-Ae, whole genome shotgun sequence DNA window includes the following coding sequences:
- the LOC106416412 gene encoding protein HEAT INTOLERANT 4-like, producing the protein MRLNLLRSNDKTKFGNKSSYYYRAQIKKGAKRRGASKAGRKGAAVAESQNDEVIAESLEASTQEENQEDGVKDEEEDKQVDEVNGASSSSQQNEDVKDEEDKKKNKPARGGGKRKRATKKGIEVKDEKKPQAPRAKKARVSKPQEEPEYFEDERNLEGLWKAAFPVGTEWDQLDALYEFNWDFKHLEEALEEEDGLLYGKKVFLFGCTEPQLVPFKGANKILHVPAVVAVESPFPPSDKIGITSVQREVEEIIPMKTMKMNWLPYIPVDKRGRQVDRMDFQIFVLGCTRRRAALRHMKEDLVKKYEYCLPYFYQPFTEDELEQSTEVQIMFPSEPPVVCEFDWELDELEEFVDKLIEDEALAAEQKDEFKEYVKEQVRAAKKANREAREARRKAIEDMSEETKQAFQSMKFYKFYPLPSPETPDVSGVKSRFINRYYGKAHEVL; encoded by the exons ATGCGTTTAAACTTGCTTAGGAGCAATGACAAGACTAAATTTGGAAACAAGTCCTCT TATTACTATCGTGCACAAATCAAGAAAGGAGCTAAGAGAAGAGGCGCTTCTAAAGCCGGACGCAAAGGTGCAGCTGTCGCAGAGAGTCAGAACGACGAGGTGATTGCCGAGTCTCTCGAGGCCTCGACGCAGGAGGAGAATCAGGAGGACGGAGTAAAAGACGAGGAGGAAGACAAACAGGTCGATGAGGTCAACGGCGCTTCGTCTTCCTCTCAGCAAAACGAGGACGTCAAGGACGAGGAagataagaagaagaacaaacctGCTCGCGGTGGTGGGAAGCGAAAGAGAGCCACGAAGAAGGGAATCGAAGTGAAAGACGAGAAGAAGCCGCAGGCTCCGAGGGCGAAGAAAGCTCGGGTGAGCAAACCACAGGAAGAGCCTGAGTACTTCGAGGATGAGCGTAATCTG gaggGTTTGTGGAAGGCTGCATTTCCAGTGGGGACTGAG TGGGACCAATTAGATGCCCTTTATGAATTCAATTGGGACTTCAAACATCTTGAA GAAGCATTGGAGGAGGAAGATGGATTGCTCTACGGGAAGAAAGTCTTTCTTTTCGGTTGTACAGAAC CCCAGTTAGTCCCATTCAAAGGTGCAAACAAGATTCTCCATGTCCCAGCAGTTGTTGCT GTTGAATCACCCTTCCCACCATCTGATAAGATTGGAATCACGTCGGTTCAGAGAGAAGTGGAGGAAATCATTCCAATGAAGACGATGAAAATGAACTGGCTTCCTTACATTCCAGTTGACAAAAG GGGTAGACAAGTTGATAGGATGGACTTTCAAATTTTTGTCTTGGGCTGTACCCGGAGGAG AGCTGCTCTCAGACACATGAAGGAAGATCTCGTCAAGAAGTACGAGTATTGCCTTCCTT ATTTCTATCAGCCATTTACGGAAGATGAACTGGAACAGAGTACTGAGGTTCAAATAATGTTCCCCTCTGAACCGCCG GTTGTATGTGAGTTTGACTGGGAGCTTGACGAACTTGAG GAATTTGTGGATAAACTGATTGAAGATGAAGCCTTAGCTGCAGAACAAAAGGACGAATTCAAA GAATATGTGAAAGAGCAAGTACGAGCTGCAAAGAAAGCTAATAGAGAG GCTAGAGAAGCTCGAAGGAAAGCTATTGAAGATATGAGCGAAGAGACTAAACAAGCCTTCCAAAGCATGAAGTTCTACAAATTCTACCCTCTGCCTTCTCCAGAAACACCAGATGTCTCTGGCGTCAAG TCGCGGTTCATTAACAGATACTATGGAAAGGCTCATGAAGTCCTTTGA
- the LOC106383049 gene encoding transcription factor TGA4 isoform X1: MNTTSTHFVPPRRFEIYETTLNQVSMWEESFKNNGGIFTPNSIIIPTDAKLDSLSEDTSHGTPHKFDQEASTSRHPDKTQRRLAQNREAARKSRLRKKAYVQQLETSRLKLIHLEQELDRARQQGFYEGNRVDTNALGFSDKMSSGIVAFEMEYGHWVEEQNRQISELRTVLQGQVSDVELRLLVDNAMKHYFQLFRMKSAAAKIDVFYIMSGMWKTSAERFFMWIGGFRPSELLKVLLPHFDPLMDQQVLDVCNLRQSCQQAEDAVSQGMEKLQHTLADSVAAGNLGEGSYIPQITCAMERLEALVSFVNQADHLRHETLQQMHRILTTRQAARGLLALGEYFQRLRALSSSWATRQREPT; this comes from the exons ATGAATACAACTTCAACACATTTTGTTCCTCCGAGGAGATTTGAAATCTACGAGACTACTCTCAACCAAGTCAGTATGTGGGAAGAGAGTTTCAAGAACAATGGAGGCATATTTACACCTAACTCTATCATCATCCCCACAGATGCAAAACTAGACAGCTTG TCTGAGGATACTTCTCATGGAACTCCTCACAAGTTTGACCAAGAAGCTTCCACATCTAGACATCCTGACAAA ACACAGAGACGGCTAGCACAGAACCGGGAGGCAGCTAGGAAAAGTCGTTTGCGCAAAAAA GCTTATGTTCAGCAGCTAGAGACAAGCAGGTTGAAGCTAATTCATTTAGAGCAAGAACTTGATCGTGCTAGACAACAAGGTTTCTATGAAGGGAATCGAGTAGATACTAATGCTCTTGGTTTCTCAGACAAGATGAGCTCAG GGATTGTAGCATTTGAGATGGAATATGGACACTGGGTGGAAGAACAGAACAGGCAAATAAGCGAGCTAAGAACCGTTTTACAAGGACAAGTTAGTGATGTAGAGCTTCGTTTGCTAGTTGACAATGCCATGAAACATTACTTTCAACTCTTCCGAATGAAGTCAGCAGCTGCAAAGATCGATGTCTTCTACATCATGTCCGGAATGTGGAAAACTTCAGCAGAGAGGTTTTTCATGTGGATAGGTGGGTTCAGACCCTCGGAGCTCCTCAAG GTTCTGTTACCACATTTTGATCCTTTGATGGATCAACAAGTATTGGATGTGTGCAATCTGAGGCAATCATGTCAACAAGCTGAAGATGCTGTATCTCAAGGCATGGAGAAGCTGCAGCATACATTAGCAGATAGTGTAGCAGCGGGGAATCTCGGTGAAGGAAGTTACATTCCTCAAATAACTTGTGCTATGGAGAGATTGGAAGCTTTGGTCAGTTTTGTGAATCAG GCTGATCATCTTAGACATGAGACATTGCAACAGATGCATCGGATCTTAACCACTAGACAAGCGGCTAGGGGTTTGTTAGCATTAGGTGAGTATTTCCAACGGTTAAGAGCTTTAAGCTCGAGTTGGGCGACTCGGCAACGTGAACCAACGTAA
- the LOC106383049 gene encoding transcription factor TGA4 isoform X2, giving the protein MNTTSTHFVPPRRFEIYETTLNQVSMWEESFKNNGGIFTPNSIIIPTDAKLDSLSEDTSHGTPHKFDQEASTSRHPDKTQRRLAQNREAARKSRLRKKAYVQQLETSRLKLIHLEQELDRARQQGFYEGNRVDTNALGFSDKMSSAFEMEYGHWVEEQNRQISELRTVLQGQVSDVELRLLVDNAMKHYFQLFRMKSAAAKIDVFYIMSGMWKTSAERFFMWIGGFRPSELLKVLLPHFDPLMDQQVLDVCNLRQSCQQAEDAVSQGMEKLQHTLADSVAAGNLGEGSYIPQITCAMERLEALVSFVNQADHLRHETLQQMHRILTTRQAARGLLALGEYFQRLRALSSSWATRQREPT; this is encoded by the exons ATGAATACAACTTCAACACATTTTGTTCCTCCGAGGAGATTTGAAATCTACGAGACTACTCTCAACCAAGTCAGTATGTGGGAAGAGAGTTTCAAGAACAATGGAGGCATATTTACACCTAACTCTATCATCATCCCCACAGATGCAAAACTAGACAGCTTG TCTGAGGATACTTCTCATGGAACTCCTCACAAGTTTGACCAAGAAGCTTCCACATCTAGACATCCTGACAAA ACACAGAGACGGCTAGCACAGAACCGGGAGGCAGCTAGGAAAAGTCGTTTGCGCAAAAAA GCTTATGTTCAGCAGCTAGAGACAAGCAGGTTGAAGCTAATTCATTTAGAGCAAGAACTTGATCGTGCTAGACAACAAGGTTTCTATGAAGGGAATCGAGTAGATACTAATGCTCTTGGTTTCTCAGACAAGATGAGCTCAG CATTTGAGATGGAATATGGACACTGGGTGGAAGAACAGAACAGGCAAATAAGCGAGCTAAGAACCGTTTTACAAGGACAAGTTAGTGATGTAGAGCTTCGTTTGCTAGTTGACAATGCCATGAAACATTACTTTCAACTCTTCCGAATGAAGTCAGCAGCTGCAAAGATCGATGTCTTCTACATCATGTCCGGAATGTGGAAAACTTCAGCAGAGAGGTTTTTCATGTGGATAGGTGGGTTCAGACCCTCGGAGCTCCTCAAG GTTCTGTTACCACATTTTGATCCTTTGATGGATCAACAAGTATTGGATGTGTGCAATCTGAGGCAATCATGTCAACAAGCTGAAGATGCTGTATCTCAAGGCATGGAGAAGCTGCAGCATACATTAGCAGATAGTGTAGCAGCGGGGAATCTCGGTGAAGGAAGTTACATTCCTCAAATAACTTGTGCTATGGAGAGATTGGAAGCTTTGGTCAGTTTTGTGAATCAG GCTGATCATCTTAGACATGAGACATTGCAACAGATGCATCGGATCTTAACCACTAGACAAGCGGCTAGGGGTTTGTTAGCATTAGGTGAGTATTTCCAACGGTTAAGAGCTTTAAGCTCGAGTTGGGCGACTCGGCAACGTGAACCAACGTAA
- the LOC106416036 gene encoding uncharacterized oxidoreductase SERP2049-like: MATPLALFKGHVQTRPQLVPRLNPRKVSIVAQSRGLRMESDNAGPVVLITGCSHGGIGHALAREFAENGCRVVATSRSRSKMADLEQDPRMFVHELDVRSEQSVNNVMSNVIDKFGQVDVLVNSAGIQCVGPMAEIPISTMQNTFDTNVFGTVRMTQAVVPHMVSKKKGKIVNVGSISVMSPSPWAGVYTGTKAAIHALTDSLRLELDHFGIDVIDVVPGGIKSNLANSAVDVFKKMPELKLYKAYEEGMIERLFFFQRRKPTPAETFAKDIVAVVLKKNPPAWFSSGRYSTFMAIMYHMPIWFKDSLQRKALMKKG; the protein is encoded by the exons ATGGCCACTCCACTAGCTTTGTTCAAAGGACACGTTCAGACAAGACCGCAGTTAGTTCCTCGTCTTAACCCTCGTAAAGTG TCCATTGTTGCTCAATCTCGAGGGCTTCGAATGGAAAGCGACAACGCGGGTCCGGTGGTTCTGATAACGGGATGCTCTCACGGAGGGATCGGTCACGCGCTGGCACGTGAGTTCGCTGAGAACGGTTGTCGTGTGGTGGCAACGAGTCGATCACGGAGTAAGATGGCGGATCTAGAGCAAGATCCGAGAATGTTCGTGCATGAGCTTGATGTTCGGTCGGAGCAGAGCGTGAACAATGTCATGTCGAATGTTATAGATAAGTTCGGCCAAGTCGACGTTCTCGTCAACAGCGCCGGCATTCAGTGCGTCGGTCCTATGGCTGAGATCCCTATCTCCACCATGCAAAACACCTTTGACACCAATGTTTTCG GTACCGTGAGGATGACTCAAGCCGTTGTACCTCATATGGTGTCTAAGAAAAAGGGAAAGATTGTCAACGTTGGAAGTATCTCTGTGATGTCACCAAGTCCATGGGCAGGTGTCTATACAGGGACCAAAGCTGCTATTCATGCTCTTACCGATTCCCTCAG GTTGGAGCTCGACCACTTTGGCATTGACGTCATAGATGTCGTCCCAGGAGGAATAAAATCAAACCTAGCAAACTCAGCTGTAGACGTCTTCAAGAAAATGCCTGAGCTGAAACTATACAAGGCTTACGAAGAAGGTATGATAGAGAGGCTATTCTTTTTCCAGAGGAGGAAGCCAACTCCTGCTGAAACATTCGCTAAAGACATCGTAGCTGTTGTGCTAAAGAAGAACCCACCGGCTTGGTTCTCGTCAGGCAGATATTCCACCTTCATGGCAATAATGTATCATATGCCCATTTGGTTCAAAGATTCCCTCCAGAGGAAGGCTTTAATGAAAAAGGGCTAA
- the LOC106383086 gene encoding regulation of nuclear pre-mRNA domain-containing protein 1A, translating into MSTVFSEEILIDKLAKLNSTQQSIETLSHWCIFNRVKAELIVTTWEKQFHSTEMAQKVPLLYLANDILQNSKRQGNEFVQEFWNVLPKAVKDIVSQGDDRDKGVVSRLVKIWEDRKVFGSRSKNLRDVMLGEDCPLPLDVSKKRPRGSKSSKRDSKSSRTKVSSGGGVAEKISSAYHLVVAENSNEEAEMSKCKSAVKRIRKMEKDVEEACSTVKDNPKRKSLAKELEEEEYLLRQCVEKLKSVQGSRTSLVNQLKDALREQESELENLEAQIQVAQEQTEEAQKMQKRLKDEDYVSKPPTIAPGSVSATETTDNNNSTKSGQTSKMTPASIAAMLTASTSSHMIMQSVLSSFAAEATKTSGLSKPESTVPVSDSNAFVPSYNNPQNQTPITQGQGQYHLISNPAAPQQFLKQPVMNNPYGFGNIPLMPPGLPPPPPPPHMQQPQIPQSNSAQQQQPQQGSTFQPPGIMYYGAPHHS; encoded by the exons ATGAGTACTGTATTCAGCGAAGAGATCCTAATCGACAAGCTCGCGAAGCTCAACAGCACTCAACAATCCATCGAAA CTCTATCGCATTGGTGTATATTCAATCGGGTCAAAGCCGAACTGATCGTGACGACATGGGAGAAGCAGTTTCACAGCACGGAGATGGCTCAGAAAGTGCCTCTTTTGTATTTGGCTAATGATATTCTCCAGAACAGTAAGCGTCAGGGTAACGAGTTCGTGCAGGAGTTTTGGAATGTTCTTCCTAAGGCGGTTAAAGATATTGTCTCTCAGGGAGATGATCGTGACAAAGGCGTCGTCTCTCGTTTG GTGAAGATATGGGAAGATAGAAAAGTGTTTGGATCACGTTCGAAGAATCTTAGGGACGTGATGCTTGGAGAAGATTGCCCTTTGCCACTTGATGTCAGCAAGAAGCGTCCTCGTGGATCCAAATCCTCAAAACGTGATTCAAAGTCGTCCAGAACG AAAGTATCAAGTGGAGGAGGTGTGGCTGAGAAGATATCATCAGCATATCATTTGGTTGTTGCAGAAAACTCGAATGAAGAAGCTGAGATGAGTAAATGCAAGTCTGCAGTTAAACGTATCAGGAAGATGGAGAAAGATGTTGAAGAAGCTTGCTCTACTG TGAAAGACAACCCTAAGAGAAAATCACTGGCGAAAGAATTGGAAGAGGAAGAATACCTTTTGAGACAATGTGTTGAGAAGCTTAAATCTGTTCAAGGAAGTAGAACTTCCCTTGTTAACCAGCTTAAAGACGCACTACGAGAACAG GAATCTGAACTGGAGAATCTTGAAGCTCAGATTCAG GTAGCACAAGAACAAACAGAGGAAGCTCAAAAGATGCAGAAACGTCTCAAAGATGAGGATTATGTATCAAAACCACCAACCATTGCTCCGGGCTCAGTCTCTGCAACTGAGACAACTGATAACAACAACAGCACTAAGTCTGGTCAAACATCAAAGATGACGCCTGCTTCTATAGCAGCGATGCTCACAGCATCCACCTCATCACACATGATCATGCAATCTGTTCTCTCTTCATTCGCAGCTGAAGCAACAAAGACTTCTGGTCTATCCAAACCAGAGAGCACAGTTCCCGTTTCAGACAGTAATGCTTTTGTTCCTTCTTACAACAACCCCCAGAACCAGACACCTATAACACAAGGTCAAGGTCAGTACCACTTGATCTCTAATCCAGCAGCACCACAACAGTTTCTAAAACAGCCGGTAATGAACAATCCTTATGGCTTTGGTAACATTCCGTTAATGCCACCTGGACTCCCGCCGCCTCCACCACCACCCCATATGCAACAGCCTCAGATTCCTCAGTCGAACTCagctcaacaacaacaacctcaACAAGGTTCAACTTTCCAGCCACCGGGAATAATGTATTATGGAGCTCCACACCATTCTTAA
- the LOC106418113 gene encoding inactive TPR repeat-containing thioredoxin TTL3-like — translation MAEKPVEKRSRRGLLGAVFGKRGLWSKKCTADKGNHKSTTSTSTASTECTANIQFTKSPATELNPNKIQDHKVPPEPIQKPISKPSSNQNPNNHQLGNNGSHQHINNQWPVQQQAKKVPRESIGLSGELESMINDNQKAKGIRASSSNVMFGNLGNLKQPGTTSVGNQTTVQNKGYGNNTGGSYGVRNTMKEERQTAVSTNQDQPGSLCRAISTRMDPETLKIMGNEDYRNGNFAEALALYDAAIAIDPKKAAYRSNKSAALTALGRIIEAVFECREAIRMEPHYHRAHHRLSNLYLRLGEVDNSIYHVKHSGPEADQEDILKAKTVQTHLNRCTEAKRLRDWRTLIKETENTIASGADAAPQVYALQAEAFLKSYRHQEADDALSRCPVFDVEMSTKYYGPIGYAGFLVVWAQVHMSSGRFGEAVEAIQRANKLDRNNREVSMVLRRVQAVTAARSKGNDFFKAGRFQEASTAYGEGLDHDSRNSVLLCNRAACLSKMGQFHRAVEDSTNALTVRPAYTKARLRRADCNAKLGNWEAAIGDYEILRKETPEDEEVLRALSESKMQLVKRRGHESELSQRLKQPP, via the exons ATGGCAGAAAAGCCAGTGGAGAAAAGGTCACGTCGAGGGCTGTTGGGTGCTGTGTTTGGTAAACGTGGCTTGTGGTCCAAGAAATGTACCGCGGATAAGGGAAACCATAAAAGCACAACGAGTACCAGCACTGCCTCCACAGAATGCACCGCTAATATTCAGTTCACCAAATCTCCAGCAACCGAATTAAACCCAAATAAGATTCAAGATCATAAAGTCCCACCTGAACCGATACAAAAACCTATTTCAAAACCCTCAtcgaatcaaaaccctaataaccATCAGTTAGGCAACAATGGGAGTCACCAACATATTAATAATCAATGGCCGGTCCAACAACAAGCGAAGAAGGTGCCAAGGGAATCTATCGGTCTATCAGGTGAGCTAGAGAGCATGATCAACGACAACCAAAAAGCTAAAGGGATAAGAGCATCTTCAAGCAATGTGATGTTTGGCAACCTTGGGAACTTGAAGCAGCCAGGAACAACATCGGTTGGGAACCAAACAACTGTTCAAAACAAAGGATACGGTAATAATACCGGTGGAAGCTACGGGGTGAGGAATACAATGAAAGAGGAAAGACAAACTGCGGTTTCAACTAATCAAGATCAGCCAGGGTCTTTGTGTAGGGCGATATCTACAAGAATGGATCCAGAGACTTTGAAGATAATGGGGAATGAAGATTACAGGAACGGAAACTTTGCTGAAGCGTTAGCGTTGTATGATGCTGCCATAGCCATCGATCCAAAGAAGGCTGCGTATAGAAGCAACAAAAGTGCGGCGTTGACGGCATTGGGAAGAATCATTGAGGCAGTGTTTGAGTGTAGAGAGGCAATTAGAATGGAGCCTCATTACCATAGAGCTCATCATCGGTTGTCTAACTTGTACCTCAG GTTGGGAGAGGTGGACAACTCAATATATCATGTTAAGCATTCGGGTCCAGAAGCAGATCAAGAAGACATTTTGAAGGCCAAAACGGTTCAGACTCATCTCAACAGATGCACCGAAGCCAAAAGATTGCGAGATTGGAGAACTCTGATCAAAGAAACCGAGAACACTATAGCTTCAGGCGCAGACGCAGCTCCTCAAGTATATGCATTGCAAGCAGAGGCATTCTTGAAGAGTTATAGACATCAAGAGGCCGATGATGCTTTGTCTAGATGTCCGGTTTTCGATGTGGAAATGAGCACAAAATACTACGGACCGATCGGTTACGCCGGTTTCTTGGTCGTCTGGGCTCAGGTTCACATGTCATCCGGAAG ATTTGGAGAAGCCGTTGAGGCGATTCAACGAGCTAACAAGCTGGACAGGAACAACAGGGAAGTAAGCATGGTTCTCCGGCGTGTGCAGGCCGTAACCGCAGCGCGATCAAAAGGCAACGATTTCTTCAAAGCGGGACGGTTTCAAGAAGCTAGCACAGCTTATGGtgaaggattagaccatgactCAAGAAACTCAGTCTTGCTATGTAACAGAGCAGCTTGTCTATCCAAAATGGGACAGTTCCACAGAGCCGTAGAGGATTCCACGAATGCACTCACCGTCCGTCCTGCCTACACCAAGGCTCGACTGAGAAGAGCCGACTGTAACGCTAAG CTTGGGAACTGGGAAGCAGCAATTGGAGACTACGAGATATTGAGAAAAGAGACACCTGAAGACGAGGAAGTACTCAGAGCATTGTCAGAGTCCAAGATGCAGCTAGTGAAACGACGTGGACATGAATCTGAACTCTCCCAGCGATTAAAACAGCCACCATGA